From Plectropomus leopardus isolate mb chromosome 4, YSFRI_Pleo_2.0, whole genome shotgun sequence, the proteins below share one genomic window:
- the LOC121942636 gene encoding ecto-ADP-ribosyltransferase 4-like yields the protein MLKDSVLMFIALCFLCVRIRPLSANMLPEQDAENPLLKSSDVQKVDFVTSSPQDATVNPSSASAEPVNVHNGSTNTTLKSSTASARSLSRLLRIPLSLSLDSVDDMYYGCSQKMLIKVKRYYLPRSTREGLHTTYTKLCALKAMKNKDIYDPLSWNHFRALCTYTAGSYDDLNRAVRSEKAFYKTSFGFHALHFLLSDAIRLLKLNQRSCYTTYRRSKLLFSGESGQTIRFGSFASSSLNKGLRQFGRRTCFEIYTCYGAYLKSYSEFDSDEDEVLIPPYEMFNIVSVDLSGENDLQCDVFYKLETAGVYSSLNCQAVEHFKSRSV from the coding sequence TTGCCAGAACAGGATGCTGAAAATCCTCTTTTGAAAAGCTCTGATGTCCAAAAGGTGGATTTTGTGACATCGTCTCCACAGGACGCTACAGTGAACCCATCTTCAGCTTCTGCAGAACCTGTAAATGTTCACAACGGCTCCACAAATACCACACTGAAGTCCTCGACTGCCTCAGCACGCAGCCTGTCACGTCTCCTCAGAATCCCTCTGAGCTTGTCTCTGGACTCTGTCGATGACATGTACTACGGCTGCTCCCAAAAGATGCTGATCAAAGTGAAGCGTTACTACCTCCCCAGGAGCACCAGGGAAGGTCTCCACACCACGTACACTAAACTCTGCGCCCTCAAAGCCATGAAGAATAAGGACATCTATGATCCGCTGTCCTGGAATCACTTCAGGGCTCTGTGCACCTACACAGCAGGGTCATATGACGACCTGAACCGCGCAGTCCGCAGTGAGAAAGCTTTCTACAAGACATCGTTTGGATTCCATGCCCTCCACTTCTTGCTGTCTGACGCCATCCGGCTCCTCAAACTCAACCAAAGAAGCTGCTACACCACCTACCGCAGAAGCAAACTGCTCTTCAGCGGCGAATCTGGTCAAACCATCCGCTTCGGCTCCTTCGCCTCCAGCTCCCTCAACAAGGGCCTGCGTCAGTTTGGAAGGAGAACCTGCTTTGAGATCTACACGTGCTACGGCGCCTACCTCAAGTCTTATTCGGAGTTTGACTCAGACGAGGACGAAGTACTGATACCTCCGTATGAGATGTTTAATATTGTCTCTGTGGACTTGTCAGGAGAGAACGATTTACAGTGTGATGTTTTCTACAAGCTGGAGACTGCTGGAGTTTACAGCAGCCTCAACTGTCAGGCTGTAGAGCATTTTAAAAGCAGGAGTGTTTAA
- the xpa gene encoding DNA repair protein complementing XP-A cells, with protein sequence MEPPQSQGEDSAAPKAQLSAAMRAKIERNRQRALMLRQARLASRSLSAIEGATSAKVSKTIDSGAGFFIEEDEDGEEEQRIKRVVHQPAPVIEPDYLVCEDCQKPFMDSFLSNSFDLPVCDKCRDNDEKHKLISRTEAKQQYLLKDCDLDKREPPLRFILKKNPHNPRWGDMKLYLKLQVVKRCMEVWGSEEALEEAKETREENKEVQKQKRFNKKVKELRRAVRSSMWTKDTSVHQHQYGPEEVVDPEEDLYKKTCTTCGHELTYEKM encoded by the exons ATGGAGCCTCCACAGTCACAGGGAGAGGACTCAGCCGCTCCCAAAGCCCAGCTCTCTGCAGCGATGCGGGCGAAGATCGAGCGGAACCGGCAGCGGGCGTTGATGCTCCGACAAGCCCGACTGGCGAGCCGCTCTCTGTCCGCTATCGAGGGCGCAACGTCGGCCAAAGTCTCCAAGACCATCGACTCCGGTGCGGGTTTCTTCAtcgaggaggacgaggacggagaggaggagcagaggatcAAGAGGGTTGTGCACCAGccag cTCCGGTGATCGAGCCAGACTACCTGGTGTGTGAAGACTGTCAAAAACCCTTCATGGACTCGTTCCTCAGCAACAGCTTTGACCTGCCTGTGTGTGATAaatgcag AGACAATGACGAGAAGCATAAGCTGATCTCCAGAACGGAGGCCAAACAGCAGTACCTGCTGAAGGACTGTGACCTGGACAAGAGAGAGCCTCCGCTCAGGTTCATACTGAAGAAGAACCCTCATAACCCACGCTGGGGAGACATGAAACTCTACCTCAAACTACAG GTGGTGAAGAGATGTATGGAGGTGTGGGGTTCAGAGGAGGCCCTGGAGGAGGCCAAAGAGACCAGGGAAGAGAACAAAGAGGTGCAGAAACAGAAACGCTTCAAcaagaaggtcaaag agctGCGCAGGGCGGTGAGGAGCAGCATGTGGACCAAAGACACCAGCGTTCACCAGCATCAGTACGGACCAGAGGAGGTGGTGGATCCAGAGGAGGACCTCTACAAGAAAACCTGCACCACCTGCGGACATGAACTCACCTACGAGAAGAtgtag